A stretch of the Halictus rubicundus isolate RS-2024b chromosome 16, iyHalRubi1_principal, whole genome shotgun sequence genome encodes the following:
- the LOC143362139 gene encoding KICSTOR complex protein ITFG2 isoform X1, whose amino-acid sequence MRAVSFVKRLQWDLPGTVCRHGLTIGDIDNDGDNELVVGTTEGELYIFKGSELWQKIPGLGLITSVAVGDIFNYGRNALVVICGDGWAHIFYSPRSVNPSTNNAASFQQPTKESSDPDNSKGDPNISIGTSKKTRNRSFINRLFSDQTDGGSEANELTGKMECVHVQRIPTNTKVVLIEDVDRDGANEMILGLTDRVVRSYRWSSNLELGRGKLVGLNKWECASQIGTVTLQHTADGTPTLLVAQPGGTFMRIKCNPKECYLEDETHQTDDETAASCVDYQTLGISRMRNQNISTEIIGDLEYTPVENKTVPDESSSKDNLSSEICHGESSIVQPTVDSEETENVTETTDLTNVDQVDGNLMGGNVILGDYDDQPQKDSLLPTYKDFSPQSNNNNSHNGNSSSSNSSIVECSKGKDEARAKSNVEQGPPQGKPYALATLDGTIMLVRDEVILWSMQVDHLIFALCRLDVTGDGSDEIVACAWDGQTYILDQQRNSVRFQFEEPVRAFCTGNYNVSPGVSSPCLVYNTFNNKIFLYYDVTLPSMAIKPLDPLEELDPEERKTFEDLLGRCNGTERSQKMQQLTEWLLYGTS is encoded by the exons ATGAGAGCCGTCAGTTTTGTGAAACGGCTGCAATGGGATTTGCCTGGAACCGTGTGCAGACACGGATTAACAATAGGAGATATCGACAACGATGGCGACAACGAATTAGTTGTCGGCACTACCGAGGGGGAACTGTACATTTTCAAA GGATCGGAGCTGTGGCAGAAAATACCGGGTTTAGGTCTAATTACTAGCGTCGCGGTAGGAGATATTTTTAATTACGGTCGAAACGCGTTGGTCGTGATATGCGGAGACGGCTGGGCTCATATTTTTTATAGTCCAAGATCTGTAAATCCTAGTACGAACAACGCAGCATCTTTTCAACAGCCAACCAAAGAGTCATCCGACCCAGACAATAGCAAAGGTGACCCTAACATTTCCATTGGAACCTCTAAAAAAACACGTAACAGATCATTTATAAATCGTTTGTTTTCAGATCAAACGGATGGAGGCAGTGAAGCGAACGAGTTAACCGGGAAAATGGAATGCGTGCATGTACAAAGAATTCCAACGAACACGAAGGTTGTATTGATAGAAGATGTCGATAGAGACGGTGCCAATGAAATGATACTGGGCTTGACCGATCGTGTGGTTCGCTCCTATAGGTGGTCGAGCAATTTAGAACTAGGTAGAGGAAAATTAGTTGGGCTGAATAAATGGGAGTGTGCCAGTCAAATCGGGACAGTCACGTTACAG CACACGGCGGATGGAACACCGACCTTGTTAGTGGCTCAGCCCGGTGGGACTTTTATGCGAATCAAGTGTAATCCCAAGGAGTGTTACTTGGAAGACGAGACTCATCAAACTGACGACGAGACGGCGGCGAGTTGCGTAGATTATCAAACGTTGGGCATATCGCGGATGCGCAATCAAAATATTTCGACTGAGATCATAGGGGATCTGGAGTACACGCCGGTAGAGAACAAAACGGTACCCGACGAATCTTCGTCCAAAGATAATTTATCCAGTGAAATCTGCCACGGCGAGAGTTCGATCGTCCAGCCAACAGTGGACAGTGAGGAAACGGAAAACGTCACCGAGACAACTGACTTGACGAACGTGGATCAAGTCGATGGCAATCTTATGGGAGGAAATGTGATTCTTGGCGACTATGACGACCAGCCACAAAAAGATTCATTGTTGCCTACGTACAAAGACTTTTCTCCCCAAAGCAATAACAATAATAGTCACAACGGCAATAGTAGCAGTAGTAATAGCAGCATAGTTGAATGTTCAAAAGGGAAGGACGAAGCCAGAGCTAAAAGCAACGTCGAACAAGGTCCACCGCAAGGAAAACCATATGCTCTCGCTACTTTGGACGGAACAATAATGTTGGTCAGGGATGAAGTTATTTTGTG GTCTATGCAGGTGGATCATCTGATATTCGCCCTGTGTCGTTTAGACGTGACCGGGGATGGCTCTGATGAGATCGTGGCATGCGCTTGGGACGGTCAGACTTATATTTTAGATCAGCAACGAAACAGCGTGCGTTTCCAATTCGAAGAGCCGGTCAGAGCGTTCTGTACCGGCAATTACAACGTTTCGCCCGGTGTTTCATCACCCTGTCTCGTGTACAATACTTTTAACAATAAG ATCTTCCTCTACTACGATGTTACGCTTCCGAGCATGGCGATCAAGCCTTTGGACCCCCTGGAGGAACTCGATCCCGAAGAGAGAAAGACTTTCGAGGATCTCCTTGGACGTTGCAATGGCACGGAAAGATCCCAAAAGATGCAGCAGTTGACCGAGTGGTTGTTATATGGGACATCTTGA
- the LOC143362140 gene encoding mitochondrial inner membrane protease subunit 2: protein MFNRDILTVTFLVRHLLRGVLFGIPIGITFLDRIGSIAKVDGVSMQPTLNPDSWENDYVYLNRWAIHTEGIQRGEIVAVTSPKRPNETLIKRVVGLPGDVICTHGNCGDVLQIPEGHCWVEGDHTGYSLDSTTFGPVSLGLITAKATCIVWPPKRWQFLNRATLTHKFQLFVAKDHMQKI, encoded by the exons ATGTTTAACCGTGACATACTAACCGTAACATTCCTAGTACGACACTTACTCCGTGGTGTTCTATTTGGTATCCCTATAGGGATTACCTTCTTAGACAGGATCGGTTCCATAGCCAAGGTAGACGGAGTCTCCATGCAACCAACCCTAAACCCAGATTCCTGGGAGAACGATTATGTCTATTTGAATCGTTGGGCAATTCATACGGAAGGCATTCAACGTGGCGAAATAGTAGCCGTCACATCTCCCAAAAGACCGAACGAAACATTGATTAAACGTGTCGTAGGATTGCCTGGAGATGTTATATGTACCCATGGAAACTGTGGAGACGTATTACAG ATACCAGAAGGTCATTGTTGGGTGGAAGGAGATCACACCGGTTATTCTCTAGACTCTACCACTTTCGGACCAGTTTCTCTCGGCCTAATAACTGCCAAAGCCACCTGCATCGTGTGGCCGCCTAAACGCTGGCAATTTTTAAATCGTGCTACCCTAACACATAAATTTCAGCTATTCGTAGCGAAAGATCATAtgcaaaaaatttaa
- the LOC143362038 gene encoding sodium-coupled monocarboxylate transporter 2 gives MTENETSPQMIGHQLKQLTFGWTDYTLFTGLLGVSVLIGIYFGCFGKKQNNTTEYLLGGKSMTWFPVSMSLVASHISAVSLLAIPVEVYQYGTQYAACIFTSVISCSLISLIYIPVFYQLQLTSTFEYLELRFARPVRTFASFLYTLSLVMYVPLIIYVPALAFSQATAINLHFVTPVICIVCIFYTTIGGLKAVVWADTIQMTVTLGSLFAVLILGITSIGGVAETWRLAEEGHRIIFWDMNPSLFTRNSLWGMSVGMAMTWLAGLGISQVSMQRFLSVPNIREAHKSVGFLAICLTVIKWVSVFTGLVMYARYHKCDPISTRVITRSDQLLPYYVMDVAADIPGLPGLFLAGLVSAGLSTMSANLNTIAGTIYEDFIDPWLPESNNKEARAATIMKCTVVVVGLVCVGFVFVVDRLGDIFQVSMTLHGVTSGAMLGIFTLGMVIPWSTSKGAIAGGLLSMLIMVCIIGGAQVNVANKRLYYPPLPTSTDECLGDSFNQTSNYTLHASPIPNSEDQPFVLFTISFMYYTLIGFLIVMVVGTLVSFICGASDLKEVDRNHFPPIVQRFLPPRKYVEVPLHPIQTTLITNPEKEKMEKLNA, from the exons ATGACGGAGAATGAGACGAGTCCGCAGATGATCGGCCACCAACTGAAGCAGCTCACGTTCGGATGGACCGATTACACGCTTTTCACCGGTCTGTTGGGCGTCAGCGTTCTGATAGGCATTTATTTCGGTTGTTTCGGCAAGAAACAGAACAACACCACCGAATACTTGCTCGGAGGGAAGTCGATGACTTGGTTCCCGGTTAGCATGAGTCTAGTAGCAAG TCACATATCAGCGGTTTCTTTGCTCGCTATACCTGTCGAAGTCTATCAATATGGGACGCAATACGCCGCCTGTATTTTCACGTCGGTGATATCGTGCAGCCTCATCTCCCTTATCTACATCCCGGTGTTCTATCAACTGCAGTTGACCAGCACGTTCGAATATTTGGAACTGAGATTCGCCAGGCCGGTCCGCACGTTTGCCTCGTTCCTCTACACCCTCTCCTTGGTCATGTACGTCCCTTTGATCATCTATGTGCCGGCCTTGGCGTTCTCCCAGGCGACGGCGATCAATCTGCACTTCGTCACGCCGGTCATCTGCATCGTGTGCATATTTTACACGACGATC gGCGGCTTGAAAGCCGTTGTGTGGGCGGACACCATTCAAATGACCGTGACCCTAGGAAGTCTTTTCGCCGTGCTAATTTTAGGGATCACGTCCATCGGAGGTGTGGCGGAAACGTGGAGATTGGCGGAGGAGGGTCACAGGATCATCTTTTGGGA CATGAATCCAAGCCTGTTCACCAGAAACTCGTTGTGGGGTATGTCGGTAGGCATGGCGATGACTTGGTTAGCGGGACTCGGTATCAGTCAAGTGTCCATGCAACGATTCCTGTCGGTGCCAAACATTAGGGAGGCTCACAA GTCAGTCGGATTTCTAGCGATATGCTTGACGGTCATAAAGTGGGTTTCGGTGTTCACGGGCCTGGTTATGTACGCCAGGTATCACAAGTGCGATCCCATAAGCACTCGC GTAATCACGAGGAGCGATCAATTACTGCCGTATTACGTGATGGACGTTGCCGCGGATATTCCAGGACTTCCGGGTCTTTTTCTGGCTGGCCTGGTCAGTGCTGGTCTCTCTACAATGAGCGCTAATTTGAACACTATAGCTGGTACAATTTACGAGGATTTCATCGATCCATGGCTCCCTGAAAGCAACAACAAAGAGGCCAGAGCGGCAACGATTATGAAG TGCACCGTGGTGGTCGTAGGACTGGTATGCGTGGGGTTCGTGTTCGTCGTGGACCGTTTAGGCGACATTTTTCAAGTCTCAATGACTCTGCACGGTGTCACGTCCGGGGCGATGCTGGGCATCTTCACCCTGGGAATGGTGATACCGTGGTCAACGTCGAAGGGCGCGATAGCCGGTGGATTGCTTTCCATGCTGATCATGGTTTGTATCATCGGCGGTGCTCAGGTGAACGTGGCCAACAAACGATTGTACTACCCGCCGCTCCCGACGTCGACCGACGAGTGTTTAGGCGACTCGTTCAATCAGACGAGCAACTATACGCTCCACGCTTCGCCGATTCCAAATTCGGAGGATCAGCCATTCGTTCTGTTCACTATATCGTTCATGTATTACACGCTAATCGGTTTCTTGATAGTGATGGTCGTAGGCACTTTGGTCAGCTTCATCTGCGGCGCTTCCGACTTGAAGGAGGTCGACAGAAATCATTTCCCTCCGATCGTTCAGAG ATTTCTGCCGCCGAGAAAGTACGTCGAAGTACCGCTGCACCCGATACAAACCACGCTGATAACGAATCCGGAGAAAGAGAAGATGGAGAAGCTGAACGCTTGA
- the LOC143362139 gene encoding KICSTOR complex protein ITFG2 isoform X2, with product MRAVSFVKRLQWDLPGTVCRHGLTIGDIDNDGDNELVVGTTEGELYIFKGSELWQKIPGLGLITSVAVGDIFNYGRNALVVICGDGWAHIFYSPRSVNPSTNNAASFQQPTKESSDPDNSKDQTDGGSEANELTGKMECVHVQRIPTNTKVVLIEDVDRDGANEMILGLTDRVVRSYRWSSNLELGRGKLVGLNKWECASQIGTVTLQHTADGTPTLLVAQPGGTFMRIKCNPKECYLEDETHQTDDETAASCVDYQTLGISRMRNQNISTEIIGDLEYTPVENKTVPDESSSKDNLSSEICHGESSIVQPTVDSEETENVTETTDLTNVDQVDGNLMGGNVILGDYDDQPQKDSLLPTYKDFSPQSNNNNSHNGNSSSSNSSIVECSKGKDEARAKSNVEQGPPQGKPYALATLDGTIMLVRDEVILWSMQVDHLIFALCRLDVTGDGSDEIVACAWDGQTYILDQQRNSVRFQFEEPVRAFCTGNYNVSPGVSSPCLVYNTFNNKIFLYYDVTLPSMAIKPLDPLEELDPEERKTFEDLLGRCNGTERSQKMQQLTEWLLYGTS from the exons ATGAGAGCCGTCAGTTTTGTGAAACGGCTGCAATGGGATTTGCCTGGAACCGTGTGCAGACACGGATTAACAATAGGAGATATCGACAACGATGGCGACAACGAATTAGTTGTCGGCACTACCGAGGGGGAACTGTACATTTTCAAA GGATCGGAGCTGTGGCAGAAAATACCGGGTTTAGGTCTAATTACTAGCGTCGCGGTAGGAGATATTTTTAATTACGGTCGAAACGCGTTGGTCGTGATATGCGGAGACGGCTGGGCTCATATTTTTTATAGTCCAAGATCTGTAAATCCTAGTACGAACAACGCAGCATCTTTTCAACAGCCAACCAAAGAGTCATCCGACCCAGACAATAGCAAAG ATCAAACGGATGGAGGCAGTGAAGCGAACGAGTTAACCGGGAAAATGGAATGCGTGCATGTACAAAGAATTCCAACGAACACGAAGGTTGTATTGATAGAAGATGTCGATAGAGACGGTGCCAATGAAATGATACTGGGCTTGACCGATCGTGTGGTTCGCTCCTATAGGTGGTCGAGCAATTTAGAACTAGGTAGAGGAAAATTAGTTGGGCTGAATAAATGGGAGTGTGCCAGTCAAATCGGGACAGTCACGTTACAG CACACGGCGGATGGAACACCGACCTTGTTAGTGGCTCAGCCCGGTGGGACTTTTATGCGAATCAAGTGTAATCCCAAGGAGTGTTACTTGGAAGACGAGACTCATCAAACTGACGACGAGACGGCGGCGAGTTGCGTAGATTATCAAACGTTGGGCATATCGCGGATGCGCAATCAAAATATTTCGACTGAGATCATAGGGGATCTGGAGTACACGCCGGTAGAGAACAAAACGGTACCCGACGAATCTTCGTCCAAAGATAATTTATCCAGTGAAATCTGCCACGGCGAGAGTTCGATCGTCCAGCCAACAGTGGACAGTGAGGAAACGGAAAACGTCACCGAGACAACTGACTTGACGAACGTGGATCAAGTCGATGGCAATCTTATGGGAGGAAATGTGATTCTTGGCGACTATGACGACCAGCCACAAAAAGATTCATTGTTGCCTACGTACAAAGACTTTTCTCCCCAAAGCAATAACAATAATAGTCACAACGGCAATAGTAGCAGTAGTAATAGCAGCATAGTTGAATGTTCAAAAGGGAAGGACGAAGCCAGAGCTAAAAGCAACGTCGAACAAGGTCCACCGCAAGGAAAACCATATGCTCTCGCTACTTTGGACGGAACAATAATGTTGGTCAGGGATGAAGTTATTTTGTG GTCTATGCAGGTGGATCATCTGATATTCGCCCTGTGTCGTTTAGACGTGACCGGGGATGGCTCTGATGAGATCGTGGCATGCGCTTGGGACGGTCAGACTTATATTTTAGATCAGCAACGAAACAGCGTGCGTTTCCAATTCGAAGAGCCGGTCAGAGCGTTCTGTACCGGCAATTACAACGTTTCGCCCGGTGTTTCATCACCCTGTCTCGTGTACAATACTTTTAACAATAAG ATCTTCCTCTACTACGATGTTACGCTTCCGAGCATGGCGATCAAGCCTTTGGACCCCCTGGAGGAACTCGATCCCGAAGAGAGAAAGACTTTCGAGGATCTCCTTGGACGTTGCAATGGCACGGAAAGATCCCAAAAGATGCAGCAGTTGACCGAGTGGTTGTTATATGGGACATCTTGA